The stretch of DNA GAATTAAAACTGTTTTATTTTCATTTATAAAAACATACTTATCATCTAAATATAATAAATGAGTTAATGATGTTCCTTTATAATTTTCTAAAATTTCAGCTACTACTTCCTTATTATCACCAAAGGTTTCAAAGGGATATTTTTTATATTTACCAATCAAATATACAAATGCTATAAATACTATAGATAAAATAAAACCTACTAAACTACTTAAAAGTAAATAATTATAATTGTATTCAAGTACAGCTCTTACATAAGTACTTATTTTCTTAAACTTAAATGGAAATCTTGGAAAATATATTACTAAATAAAAGATAAAAAATCCAAATAAGAAAATCACATCTTGCACTAATCTTTCCCAAGAGAATACAAAGCTTTCTCTATAGAAATTCTTTTTACTAAACCATAAAAATATCATAACAAATACTAAAAATCCAATTTGCCAAGGTGAAGAATGTTCTATTAATGAACTAGCTAAAGCACATCCTAGTAAAATAATAACTACCTTAAAAATATCTTTTGATTTATAAGCAAGCATTCTTGAAATTGCTATTAATAAAAATCCCATTATTATTTCTGTAGTTAATGATATATTACTTGCTGGTTCTAGCATCTTATATATATGTCTAAAGGTTTCCCTCATTTCTGGTAATGCTCTAAAAAGTAAAATCATAATTCCTGTTAAGAATATTAATATTGCTGAAATACTATATGAAATATGTGATGATATTGATGAAAATATATTGTTATATTTTTTATCTATAACAGTTTTACCTTCATGTATAGCAAGAACTACACCTATTAGAACTGGGAATATGTAATAGCTTACACGATATAAAACTAGTGCTAATAATGCTTGTTCTTTTGCAACCCCAAAAGCACCAAGTCCCATTATAAAAGTTAAATCGAAAGTTCCAAGGCCACCTGGTATCATACTTATTATACCTACTGCACATGAAGTTACGTATATTGGGAATATATGTGTAAATGTTACTTTAGTCCCTAAAATTCTAATTATAGAATAAATTAAAATTACTGAAGTTATCCATTCTATAACGGATATACCCATTATTTTAAGAGTATTTATTGCTTCACTCTTCTTTTCTGTCTTAAAATATCTATATAAATTATAGATTATAAGAGTTGGTGTATATAAAGCTATTATGCACATAGCTATTTCAATTATGTTATACTCTCTCATACGCCAAATATTAGAAATTGAATATAAAAAACATACCATTGAGAAACCAGTAAAGTTTAATGCAACTATTTTTGTTACTTCTTTTACTAAACTTTTCTTATCATCTCTATTTATATGTGGTGAATAAAAATATCCCTTTAGAGCTATTGCAGACGTACCACCAAATCCTACAATACTTGCAATTGAACTTGCTATCCAAGAGTACTTATAAAGTCTTTTGTTACTTAAATCTATTTTACAAACATCCTTTAAAACAAAATCATACATTGATAAAGGTATGTATGAAACTAGCCCTAAAATTCCTATTACTATTAAATTCAAAATAGTCAATCTATCTTTATATATATTAAAAGTTCTAAAATCAAAGGTCTTAAATAGTTTTGTAAACTCCATAGAAATCAAAATAAAAATTGCAGTAATAAATAATATTTTTAAACCCAGCATTATCCTATCCTTTAATTTTCTATCCATGCTTATCTCTTACCTCCGCTTAAATTTGTTTACATCTTATTAATTGTTTATTCATCACTCAAATAATAATATCTCATTTAAATAATTAAAATAATTCCATAAAACTATAAAAAAGATTACTTAAAGTACTGCTCTAGGCAGATATTTTCTGTAATCCCTTGTTTATTATATATCACTTATTGTCTTTATTCAAAAGAATCCACTATTATTATGATTTTTTTAAGATTTTATTAAGATATTCATAACTTTTTAAGATTTATATATTATTACAAAAATCGCCTCTTACCATACTTATATTTTATTTTAATTAAATTTTACTTTACATAATTACTTATAATTAAGTTTTATGATAAAACTTAATAAAAAATTCAAAATATATAGACTATTTCCCCTTTAAATCTATCTTTTTTTACTGTAATATATTGTAATATATTCTTATTATTTATCAACTTGTATTTCTTTAATATTAAAAATCGAAGGAAGGTTTGTATTTTATGAGTTTAAATAACGCTGATAACATAAAAGAACTAAAAAATATATTAAGTGATTTATATCTAAAATACGGAACTACAGATGAAACTTTAAAATTAAGTCAATTACTAGACATTATAATTGAAAACCAACAAAACATTATTGTTAACCTTAGAAAAAATAAAGAAAAGTTTAAAAATATTATTTATGCTGCTAGCGATGTTATTTTTGAAATAGATATAACTAATAATGAGTTGTTATATTCAAAAGAAAACTTACCTTTAGATATTATGGAAACTAGAGATAAAACTCAAAATATTTATAACTTAATATTTTCATATGTAGCTTATAACTTCGTACATCCTAATGATTGTAAAGAATTTAAAAGCAAATTTTCCATAGCAAATATAGAAAATCTAATTGTAGAAGGCAAAGAAGCTCCTTATATGGATTTAAGATTTCTACACAATAACGATTATTTATGGGTTACTTGTAGTATCATCCCTGTTGTTAATGATGATGAAGTGGTGCTAGTTGTTTATGCTAAGAATATACATTCAAAAAAATTAAAGGAGCTTGAACTTATAAGAAAAACTCAAAATGATCCTTTAACAAACCTATATAATAAAACCTTTACTAAAAGCAAAATTGAAAATATAATATCAAATTCTCCTATAACTTACTATTACTTTATTATTGTAGATTTAGATAACTTCTCATTAATCAATAAAAATTTAGGTCATAGTTTTGGTGATGCTGTTTTACAAGATATATCTAAACAAATAAAAAGTATCTTTATGGATGCAGATGTAATTGGTAGAGTTGGTGGAGACGAATTTGTAGTATTTACTAAAGAAATAGATAATAAAATTTCATTATTATATAAATTAAATAAATTGAAGGTATTGTTAAGACAAAGTTATGGTCGTAATGGAAGTAAAGTAAATATTTCTGCTAGTATGGGGGTATCAACTTATCCTCAAGATGGTTCATCTTTTAATGATTTATATGAAAAATCTAAAAAAGCTCTTTATTTAAGCAAAAGACTTGGAAAGGATTCTTATGTATTTTACGATTCTTCTGTTCATCTTCACTTAAAAAATACTATAAAAAGCTCAGTAGATAATTCTGATCCTATTTACGTACTATCTGATATAAAACAAAATATTTTTGAATATATATTTAGAATTCTTTATGAAACAAAAGATACTTATACAGCTATTAACCTTATATTAAAAATAGTTGGGGAAAATTTTAATCTAAGTAGAGTTTATATCTTTGAGATTTTTGAGAATGGTCTATACTCTTCTAATACTTTTGAATGGTGTAATGAGGGTATCCCTTCTCAGCTTGAAAATATGAAAAAATTATATACTTCAGACTTTAAAGAGTCTGCCCCTCATTTTGATAGTAATAGCGTATTTTTCTGTGACGATATAACTACAATCAAAGGAAAATTTCATGAAATAATGGCTAAACAAAACATAAAATCCTTTATGC from Clostridium chauvoei encodes:
- the mprF gene encoding bifunctional lysylphosphatidylglycerol flippase/synthetase MprF; this encodes MDRKLKDRIMLGLKILFITAIFILISMEFTKLFKTFDFRTFNIYKDRLTILNLIVIGILGLVSYIPLSMYDFVLKDVCKIDLSNKRLYKYSWIASSIASIVGFGGTSAIALKGYFYSPHINRDDKKSLVKEVTKIVALNFTGFSMVCFLYSISNIWRMREYNIIEIAMCIIALYTPTLIIYNLYRYFKTEKKSEAINTLKIMGISVIEWITSVILIYSIIRILGTKVTFTHIFPIYVTSCAVGIISMIPGGLGTFDLTFIMGLGAFGVAKEQALLALVLYRVSYYIFPVLIGVVLAIHEGKTVIDKKYNNIFSSISSHISYSISAILIFLTGIMILLFRALPEMRETFRHIYKMLEPASNISLTTEIIMGFLLIAISRMLAYKSKDIFKVVIILLGCALASSLIEHSSPWQIGFLVFVMIFLWFSKKNFYRESFVFSWERLVQDVIFLFGFFIFYLVIYFPRFPFKFKKISTYVRAVLEYNYNYLLLSSLVGFILSIVFIAFVYLIGKYKKYPFETFGDNKEVVAEILENYKGTSLTHLLYLDDKYVFINENKTVLIQYQRYADKLIVLGNPAGNKLEFISAIDEFYNLADRYGYTPIFYQIDQKMIPTLHQYGYQFMKLGEEGIVDLTNFSIAGKKTRGLRAGYNKIAKAGYTFEVVKPKFSEELIEELKEVSEEWLDGKKEKGFSMGFFDEDYLNLDRLFIVRDENNKIKCFANMMPMYDNERSLSIDLMRYSNDAIVGTMDFMILNIIEYGKQEGYKNFNIGMAPLANVGTSRYSFVSERIAAQLSIYGQNFYSFIGIRNFKEKYTKQWVPKYLAYRRNSSLPFTMLQVILLCSKKLNTDR
- a CDS encoding GGDEF domain-containing protein — its product is MSLNNADNIKELKNILSDLYLKYGTTDETLKLSQLLDIIIENQQNIIVNLRKNKEKFKNIIYAASDVIFEIDITNNELLYSKENLPLDIMETRDKTQNIYNLIFSYVAYNFVHPNDCKEFKSKFSIANIENLIVEGKEAPYMDLRFLHNNDYLWVTCSIIPVVNDDEVVLVVYAKNIHSKKLKELELIRKTQNDPLTNLYNKTFTKSKIENIISNSPITYYYFIIVDLDNFSLINKNLGHSFGDAVLQDISKQIKSIFMDADVIGRVGGDEFVVFTKEIDNKISLLYKLNKLKVLLRQSYGRNGSKVNISASMGVSTYPQDGSSFNDLYEKSKKALYLSKRLGKDSYVFYDSSVHLHLKNTIKSSVDNSDPIYVLSDIKQNIFEYIFRILYETKDTYTAINLILKIVGENFNLSRVYIFEIFENGLYSSNTFEWCNEGIPSQLENMKKLYTSDFKESAPHFDSNSVFFCDDITTIKGKFHEIMAKQNIKSFMQCAVFQEDRFVGSVGFDECVNENRVWTMEERKILNIISNIISTFLFKERSYTKLLNSEKINRSILETLDTYTYVIDMDNFDLLYINKKIRNLMPNAKIGDKCHKLVFNKDKPCKVCPIKLLKESGKSNTEAIENYNPLYNFWTSSVASKIKWENKDNVCLISCHDISKYKK